In Palaemon carinicauda isolate YSFRI2023 chromosome 14, ASM3689809v2, whole genome shotgun sequence, the following proteins share a genomic window:
- the LOC137652917 gene encoding putative CENPB DNA-binding domain-containing protein 1: protein MGSKKLSFGIGCSSGEKRKKSMLSLELKQKIIEKYERVVRVCDMAKHYCRNVSTISTIIKQKAAIKAVQPLKGITIISKRRSPSLEEMERLLLVWIKCNEIFGDTITEKIVYDKASTIYCDLKEAGSGA, encoded by the coding sequence atgggttctaagaagcttagtttcggtataggttgtagtagtggtgagaaaaggaagaagtcaatgctttcattagaactgaagcaaaaaattatagaaaaatatgagcGCGTTGTGCGTGTGTGTGACATGGCTAAACATTATTGCCGGAATGTGTCTACAATCTCgacaatcatcaagcagaaggcagccattaaagcagtccaacccttgaaggggatcactattatttctaaacgtcgtagcccttctctggaagagatggaacgccttttgttggtATGGATAAAGTGCAACGAGAtttttggcgatacgatcactgaaaagATCGTTTATGATAAGGCCAgcactatctattgtgacttgaaggagGCGGGCTCTGGGGCATGA